A window of Anas acuta chromosome 8, bAnaAcu1.1, whole genome shotgun sequence contains these coding sequences:
- the DIPK1A gene encoding divergent protein kinase domain 1A isoform X4, which produces MCHCHGEAALPGGLAPAAPLRAGTFLIHADEISLHLLCDKYKTGVIDGSACSSLCAKETLYFGKCLSTKPNKQMYLGIWGNLQGVIKCQMEEAAQFDFGTDPEPRKEIVLFDKPTRGTTVEKFKEMVYGLFKAKLGEQGNLSELVNLILSFADGNKDGRVSLPEAKSAWALLQLDEFLLMVILQDKEHTPKLMGFCGDLYVIERVEYTSLYGISLPWIIELFIPSGFRRSMDQWFTPSWPRKAKIAIGLLEFVEDVFHGPYGNFLMCDTSAKNLGYNDKYDLKMMDMRKIVPEMNLKEMIKDRPCESDMDCVYGTDCRTVCDQSKMRCTTEVIQPNLAKVCQLLKDYLLRGAPSDIHEELEKQLYLCIALKVTANQMEMEHSLILNNLKMLLWKKISHTNDS; this is translated from the exons ATGTGCCATTGCCATGGCGAGGCGGCTCTTCCCGGGGGCCTGGCTCCGGCAGCCCCACTACGCGCAG GTACGTTTCTCATACATGCGGATGAAATATCTCTTCATCTCTTG TGTGACAAATACAAGACTGGAGTTATTGATGGGTCAGCATGTAGCAGTCTTTGTGCGAAAGAAACActatattttggaaaatgtttgtcAACAAAGCCCAATAAGCAG ATGTATTTAGGAATCTGGGGAAATCTGCAAGGAGTTATAAAATGCCAGATGGAAGAAGCTGCTCAGTTTGATTTTGGTACTGATCCAGAACCAAGGAAGGAAATAGTTCTATTCGATAAACCAACAAGAGGAACCACTGTtgaaaaattcaaagaaatgGTGTATGGTCTTTTTAAA gcAAAGTTGGGTGAACAAGGAAATCTTTCAGAACTGGTTAATCTCATCTTATCTTTTGCTGATGGAAACAAAGACGGTAGAGTTTCTTTGCCAGAAGCAAAGTCTGCATGGGCACTTCTGCAGCTAGATGAGTTCCTGTTAATGGTGATCTTACAGGACAAAGAACATACTCCCAAGCTGATGGGTTTTTGTGGGGATCTTTATGTAATTGAAAGAGTTGAATATACCTCTCTCTATGGAATCAGTCTTCCATGGATTATAGaacttttcattccttctggTTTCAGAAGAAGCATGGACCAGTGGTTTACTCCATCATGGCcaagaaaggcaaaaatagCTATAGGGCTTTTAGAATTTGTGGAAGATGTTTTCCATGGACCTTACGGAAACTTCCTTATGTGTGATACAAGTGCCAAAAACTTGGGATACAATGATAAATATGATTTGAAAATGATGGACATGAGGAAAATTGTGCCAGAAATGAATTTGAAGGAAATGATTAAAGATCGTCCTTGTGAATCAGACATGGACTGTGTCTACGGTACAGACTGTAGAACTGTATGTGACCAAAGTAAAATGAGATGTACCACAGAAGTTATTCAGCCAAACTTGGCAAAAGTCTGTCAGCTACTTAAAGACTATCTGCTTCGTGGTGCTCCTTCGGATATCCATGAAGAACTAGAAAAACAACTGTATTTGTGTATTGCCCTTAAAGTCACAGCAAATCAGATGGAAATGGAGCATTCTTTAATACTCAATAACCTTAAAATGTTACTGTGGAAGAAAATTTCCCATACAAATGATTCTTAG
- the DIPK1A gene encoding divergent protein kinase domain 1A isoform X3, translating into MARRLFPGAWLRQPHYAQVRFSYMRMKYLFISWLVVFIGSWVMYVQYSTYTELCRGHDCRKIICDKYKTGVIDGSACSSLCAKETLYFGKCLSTKPNKQMYLGIWGNLQGVIKCQMEEAAQFDFGTDPEPRKEIVLFDKPTRGTTVEKFKEMVYGLFKAKLGEQGNLSELVNLILSFADGNKDGRVSLPEAKSAWALLQLDEFLLMVILQDKEHTPKLMGFCGDLYVIERVEYTSLYGISLPWIIELFIPSGFRRSMDQWFTPSWPRKAKIAIGLLEFVEDVFHGPYGNFLMCDTSAKNLGYNDKYDLKMMDMRKIVPEMNLKEMIKDRPCESDMDCVYGTDCRTVCDQSKMRCTTEVIQPNLAKVCQLLKDYLLRGAPSDIHEELEKQLYLCIALKVTANQMEMEHSLILNNLKMLLWKKISHTNDS; encoded by the exons ATGGCGAGGCGGCTCTTCCCGGGGGCCTGGCTCCGGCAGCCCCACTACGCGCAG GTACGTTTCTCATACATGCGGATGAAATATCTCTTCATCTCTTGGTTAGTAGTATTTATTGGCAGCTGGGTTATGTATGTCCAGTACTCTACCTACACAGAACTATGCAGAGGACATGACTGTAGGAAAATAATA TGTGACAAATACAAGACTGGAGTTATTGATGGGTCAGCATGTAGCAGTCTTTGTGCGAAAGAAACActatattttggaaaatgtttgtcAACAAAGCCCAATAAGCAG ATGTATTTAGGAATCTGGGGAAATCTGCAAGGAGTTATAAAATGCCAGATGGAAGAAGCTGCTCAGTTTGATTTTGGTACTGATCCAGAACCAAGGAAGGAAATAGTTCTATTCGATAAACCAACAAGAGGAACCACTGTtgaaaaattcaaagaaatgGTGTATGGTCTTTTTAAA gcAAAGTTGGGTGAACAAGGAAATCTTTCAGAACTGGTTAATCTCATCTTATCTTTTGCTGATGGAAACAAAGACGGTAGAGTTTCTTTGCCAGAAGCAAAGTCTGCATGGGCACTTCTGCAGCTAGATGAGTTCCTGTTAATGGTGATCTTACAGGACAAAGAACATACTCCCAAGCTGATGGGTTTTTGTGGGGATCTTTATGTAATTGAAAGAGTTGAATATACCTCTCTCTATGGAATCAGTCTTCCATGGATTATAGaacttttcattccttctggTTTCAGAAGAAGCATGGACCAGTGGTTTACTCCATCATGGCcaagaaaggcaaaaatagCTATAGGGCTTTTAGAATTTGTGGAAGATGTTTTCCATGGACCTTACGGAAACTTCCTTATGTGTGATACAAGTGCCAAAAACTTGGGATACAATGATAAATATGATTTGAAAATGATGGACATGAGGAAAATTGTGCCAGAAATGAATTTGAAGGAAATGATTAAAGATCGTCCTTGTGAATCAGACATGGACTGTGTCTACGGTACAGACTGTAGAACTGTATGTGACCAAAGTAAAATGAGATGTACCACAGAAGTTATTCAGCCAAACTTGGCAAAAGTCTGTCAGCTACTTAAAGACTATCTGCTTCGTGGTGCTCCTTCGGATATCCATGAAGAACTAGAAAAACAACTGTATTTGTGTATTGCCCTTAAAGTCACAGCAAATCAGATGGAAATGGAGCATTCTTTAATACTCAATAACCTTAAAATGTTACTGTGGAAGAAAATTTCCCATACAAATGATTCTTAG
- the DIPK1A gene encoding divergent protein kinase domain 1A isoform X2, which yields MARRLFPGAWLRQPHYAQCDKYKTGVIDGSACSSLCAKETLYFGKCLSTKPNKQMYLGIWGNLQGVIKCQMEEAAQFDFGTDPEPRKEIVLFDKPTRGTTVEKFKEMVYGLFKAKLGEQGNLSELVNLILSFADGNKDGRVSLPEAKSAWALLQLDEFLLMVILQDKEHTPKLMGFCGDLYVIERVEYTSLYGISLPWIIELFIPSGFRRSMDQWFTPSWPRKAKIAIGLLEFVEDVFHGPYGNFLMCDTSAKNLGYNDKYDLKMMDMRKIVPEMNLKEMIKDRPCESDMDCVYGTDCRTVCDQSKMRCTTEVIQPNLAKVCQLLKDYLLRGAPSDIHEELEKQLYLCIALKVTANQMEMEHSLILNNLKMLLWKKISHTNDS from the exons ATGGCGAGGCGGCTCTTCCCGGGGGCCTGGCTCCGGCAGCCCCACTACGCGCAG TGTGACAAATACAAGACTGGAGTTATTGATGGGTCAGCATGTAGCAGTCTTTGTGCGAAAGAAACActatattttggaaaatgtttgtcAACAAAGCCCAATAAGCAG ATGTATTTAGGAATCTGGGGAAATCTGCAAGGAGTTATAAAATGCCAGATGGAAGAAGCTGCTCAGTTTGATTTTGGTACTGATCCAGAACCAAGGAAGGAAATAGTTCTATTCGATAAACCAACAAGAGGAACCACTGTtgaaaaattcaaagaaatgGTGTATGGTCTTTTTAAA gcAAAGTTGGGTGAACAAGGAAATCTTTCAGAACTGGTTAATCTCATCTTATCTTTTGCTGATGGAAACAAAGACGGTAGAGTTTCTTTGCCAGAAGCAAAGTCTGCATGGGCACTTCTGCAGCTAGATGAGTTCCTGTTAATGGTGATCTTACAGGACAAAGAACATACTCCCAAGCTGATGGGTTTTTGTGGGGATCTTTATGTAATTGAAAGAGTTGAATATACCTCTCTCTATGGAATCAGTCTTCCATGGATTATAGaacttttcattccttctggTTTCAGAAGAAGCATGGACCAGTGGTTTACTCCATCATGGCcaagaaaggcaaaaatagCTATAGGGCTTTTAGAATTTGTGGAAGATGTTTTCCATGGACCTTACGGAAACTTCCTTATGTGTGATACAAGTGCCAAAAACTTGGGATACAATGATAAATATGATTTGAAAATGATGGACATGAGGAAAATTGTGCCAGAAATGAATTTGAAGGAAATGATTAAAGATCGTCCTTGTGAATCAGACATGGACTGTGTCTACGGTACAGACTGTAGAACTGTATGTGACCAAAGTAAAATGAGATGTACCACAGAAGTTATTCAGCCAAACTTGGCAAAAGTCTGTCAGCTACTTAAAGACTATCTGCTTCGTGGTGCTCCTTCGGATATCCATGAAGAACTAGAAAAACAACTGTATTTGTGTATTGCCCTTAAAGTCACAGCAAATCAGATGGAAATGGAGCATTCTTTAATACTCAATAACCTTAAAATGTTACTGTGGAAGAAAATTTCCCATACAAATGATTCTTAG
- the DIPK1A gene encoding divergent protein kinase domain 1A isoform X1, producing MLLLVRFSYMRMKYLFISWLVVFIGSWVMYVQYSTYTELCRGHDCRKIICDKYKTGVIDGSACSSLCAKETLYFGKCLSTKPNKQMYLGIWGNLQGVIKCQMEEAAQFDFGTDPEPRKEIVLFDKPTRGTTVEKFKEMVYGLFKAKLGEQGNLSELVNLILSFADGNKDGRVSLPEAKSAWALLQLDEFLLMVILQDKEHTPKLMGFCGDLYVIERVEYTSLYGISLPWIIELFIPSGFRRSMDQWFTPSWPRKAKIAIGLLEFVEDVFHGPYGNFLMCDTSAKNLGYNDKYDLKMMDMRKIVPEMNLKEMIKDRPCESDMDCVYGTDCRTVCDQSKMRCTTEVIQPNLAKVCQLLKDYLLRGAPSDIHEELEKQLYLCIALKVTANQMEMEHSLILNNLKMLLWKKISHTNDS from the exons ATGCTACTGTTG GTACGTTTCTCATACATGCGGATGAAATATCTCTTCATCTCTTGGTTAGTAGTATTTATTGGCAGCTGGGTTATGTATGTCCAGTACTCTACCTACACAGAACTATGCAGAGGACATGACTGTAGGAAAATAATA TGTGACAAATACAAGACTGGAGTTATTGATGGGTCAGCATGTAGCAGTCTTTGTGCGAAAGAAACActatattttggaaaatgtttgtcAACAAAGCCCAATAAGCAG ATGTATTTAGGAATCTGGGGAAATCTGCAAGGAGTTATAAAATGCCAGATGGAAGAAGCTGCTCAGTTTGATTTTGGTACTGATCCAGAACCAAGGAAGGAAATAGTTCTATTCGATAAACCAACAAGAGGAACCACTGTtgaaaaattcaaagaaatgGTGTATGGTCTTTTTAAA gcAAAGTTGGGTGAACAAGGAAATCTTTCAGAACTGGTTAATCTCATCTTATCTTTTGCTGATGGAAACAAAGACGGTAGAGTTTCTTTGCCAGAAGCAAAGTCTGCATGGGCACTTCTGCAGCTAGATGAGTTCCTGTTAATGGTGATCTTACAGGACAAAGAACATACTCCCAAGCTGATGGGTTTTTGTGGGGATCTTTATGTAATTGAAAGAGTTGAATATACCTCTCTCTATGGAATCAGTCTTCCATGGATTATAGaacttttcattccttctggTTTCAGAAGAAGCATGGACCAGTGGTTTACTCCATCATGGCcaagaaaggcaaaaatagCTATAGGGCTTTTAGAATTTGTGGAAGATGTTTTCCATGGACCTTACGGAAACTTCCTTATGTGTGATACAAGTGCCAAAAACTTGGGATACAATGATAAATATGATTTGAAAATGATGGACATGAGGAAAATTGTGCCAGAAATGAATTTGAAGGAAATGATTAAAGATCGTCCTTGTGAATCAGACATGGACTGTGTCTACGGTACAGACTGTAGAACTGTATGTGACCAAAGTAAAATGAGATGTACCACAGAAGTTATTCAGCCAAACTTGGCAAAAGTCTGTCAGCTACTTAAAGACTATCTGCTTCGTGGTGCTCCTTCGGATATCCATGAAGAACTAGAAAAACAACTGTATTTGTGTATTGCCCTTAAAGTCACAGCAAATCAGATGGAAATGGAGCATTCTTTAATACTCAATAACCTTAAAATGTTACTGTGGAAGAAAATTTCCCATACAAATGATTCTTAG
- the RPL5 gene encoding large ribosomal subunit protein uL18, which translates to MGFVKVVKNKAYFKRYQVKFRRRREGKTDYYARKRLVIQDKNKYNTPKYRMIVRVTNRDIICQIAYARIEGDMIVCAAYAHELPKYGVKVGLTNYAAAYCTGLLLARRLLNKFGLDKIYEGQVEVTGDEYNVESVDGKPGAFTCYLDAGLARTTTGNKVFGALKGAVDGGLSIPHSTKRFPGYDSESKEFNAEVHRKHIMGQNVADYMRYLMEEDEDAYKKQFSQYIKNNVTPDGMEEMYKKAHAAIRDNPVHEKKPKREVKKKRVNSSKMSLAQRKDRVAQKKASFLRAQERAADS; encoded by the exons ATG GGGTTTGTGAAAGTTGTCAAGAATAAGGCCTACTTCAAGAGATACCAAGTGAAATTCAGGAGAAGGAGAG agggaaaaactGATTACTATGCTCGTAAGCGTTTGGTAATTCAGGATAAGAACAAGTACAACACCCCTAAGTATAGGATGATTGTACGTGTTACCAACAGAGACATCATTTGCCAG aTTGCCTATGCTAGGATCGAAGGCGACATGATTGTCTGTGCTGCTTATGCCCATGAGCTACCAAAATACGGTGTGAAGGTTGGCCTGACCAATTATGCAGCAGCATACTGCACAGGTCTGCTTTTGGCACGCAGG CTTCTGAATAAATTTGGCCTTGATAAGATCTATGAAGGCCAAGTTGAAGTGACTGGTGATGAATACAACGTGGAAAGTGTGGATGGAAAGCCTGGTGCTTTCACATGCTACCTTGATGCAGGTCTTGCCAGAACTACTACTGGAAACAAAGTTTTTGGTGCTCTGAAGGGTGCAGTGGATGGTGGTCTCTCCATCCCTCATAG TACCAAGCGTTTCCCTGGTTATGactcagaaagcaaagaattCAATGCAGAGGTTCACCGCAAGCATATCATGGGCCAAAACGTTGCAGATTATATGCGTTACCTGATGGAGGAAGATGAAGATGCTTACAAAAAACAATTCTCCCAATACATAAAGAACAATGTAACACCTGATGGG ATGGAAGAAATGTACAAAAAAGCCCATGCTGCTATACGGGATAATCCAGTCCATGAAAAGAAACCCAAGAGAGAAGTCAAGAAAAAGAG AGTGAACAGTTCCAAGATGTCCCTTGCCCAGAGGAAAGACCGTGTTGCTCAGAAGAAGGCTAGCTTCCTCAGGGCTCAGGAGCGTGCAGCTGATAGTTAA